One region of Faecalibacter bovis genomic DNA includes:
- the tyrS gene encoding tyrosine--tRNA ligase, whose product MNPFIEELTWRGLVHNIMPGTEEQLSKEMTSGYVGFDPTADSLHVGSLVPIFLLVHLQRHGHRPIALVGGATGFIGDPTGKAAERSLLDEETLDKYVAGIKGQLARFLDFDSNNGNSAILVNNYDWMKEFSFIDFARTVGKHITVNYMMSKDSVKNRLSAESNVGMSFTEFTYQLIQGYDFVHLYRELGAKLQMGGSDQWGNITTGTELIRRMDGGEGFAFTCPLTTKADGTKFGKSEGGENIWLDKNRTSPYKFYQFWLNQADADAEKYIKIYTFLDKETIDELIERHRQEPHLRELQRKLATEITILVHGVDELRKAEKASQVLFGKSTSEDLKELDADTFLSVFEGVPQGTIDKADIDAGLDIVAALAEKSGFLKSNSEARRELTANSISVNKEKVTEEFVLTADNLIADKYVLLQKGKKNYFILIVE is encoded by the coding sequence ATGAATCCATTCATTGAAGAACTTACTTGGAGAGGGCTAGTTCACAACATTATGCCAGGGACTGAAGAGCAATTGTCTAAAGAAATGACTTCAGGGTATGTGGGATTCGATCCAACTGCCGATTCTTTACACGTAGGTAGCTTAGTGCCGATCTTCTTGTTAGTTCATTTACAACGCCACGGGCACCGTCCGATCGCGTTAGTTGGTGGAGCAACAGGATTTATTGGTGATCCAACAGGAAAAGCAGCAGAAAGAAGTTTATTAGACGAAGAAACTTTAGATAAATATGTTGCTGGTATTAAAGGACAATTAGCACGATTCTTAGATTTTGATTCTAATAATGGGAATTCTGCAATTTTAGTTAATAACTACGATTGGATGAAAGAATTTTCATTCATTGATTTTGCACGTACTGTAGGAAAACACATTACTGTAAATTATATGATGTCTAAGGATTCGGTTAAAAACCGTTTATCTGCAGAATCTAACGTAGGAATGTCTTTCACAGAGTTTACATACCAATTAATTCAAGGATATGATTTTGTTCATTTATACCGTGAGTTAGGAGCTAAATTACAAATGGGTGGTTCTGATCAATGGGGTAATATTACAACTGGTACAGAATTAATTCGTCGTATGGATGGTGGTGAAGGTTTTGCTTTTACATGTCCATTAACTACAAAAGCGGATGGAACTAAATTTGGTAAGTCTGAAGGTGGAGAAAATATTTGGTTAGACAAAAACCGTACATCTCCTTATAAATTCTACCAATTCTGGTTAAATCAAGCGGATGCTGATGCAGAAAAATACATCAAAATTTATACGTTCTTAGATAAAGAAACAATTGATGAATTAATTGAGCGTCACCGTCAAGAACCACATTTACGTGAATTACAACGTAAGTTAGCAACTGAAATTACAATTTTAGTTCATGGTGTTGATGAGTTACGTAAAGCGGAAAAAGCATCTCAAGTTTTATTCGGTAAGTCAACTTCAGAAGATTTAAAAGAATTAGATGCAGATACTTTCTTATCAGTATTTGAGGGTGTTCCACAAGGTACAATCGATAAAGCTGATATTGATGCTGGATTAGATATTGTTGCTGCTTTAGCTGAAAAATCAGGGTTTTTAAAATCAAATTCAGAAGCAAGACGTGAGTTAACGGCAAATTCTATTTCGGTTAATAAAGAAAAAGTAACTGAAGAGTTTGTTTTAACTGCAGATAACTTAATTGCTGATAAATACGTTTTATTACAAAAAGGAAAGAAAAATTACTTCATCTTAATTGTTGAGTAA
- a CDS encoding CorA family divalent cation transporter, giving the protein MEVFFQNQQIKWINLHHPTTKQLEEIASQYGFLKLTIEDSLEPGHLPKFESDEHISFLLVRFFDQEKRTLKNVVREFSHKISIYFGKDFIITVHQKEASVFDRVLQKYIHKTDSNKVTKKGIIYNIINETLKTFEPPADRMDEEINTLEEMVFSNNFEKLKLQNLYHLKREASACRKILDYTLDALNEYTLSNNKTSTMQDLKEDCIKMLHLHTQIVEDVQNLLSIYLSLNSQKSNDIMKTLTIFSAFFLPLTFIVGIYGMNFNYMPELSYKWGYPICILSMLILVIFIYAWFKRKKYL; this is encoded by the coding sequence ATGGAAGTTTTTTTTCAAAATCAACAAATCAAATGGATTAATTTACATCATCCTACCACTAAACAATTAGAAGAAATTGCTTCTCAATATGGCTTTTTAAAATTAACAATTGAAGACAGTTTAGAGCCTGGACATTTGCCAAAATTTGAATCTGATGAGCATATATCATTTCTATTAGTTCGATTTTTTGATCAAGAAAAAAGAACATTAAAAAATGTAGTTCGGGAATTTAGCCACAAAATAAGTATTTACTTTGGGAAAGATTTTATCATTACCGTACACCAAAAAGAAGCGTCGGTATTTGATCGTGTCCTACAAAAATACATCCATAAAACAGATTCTAATAAAGTTACTAAAAAGGGTATCATTTATAATATTATAAACGAAACTTTAAAAACTTTCGAACCTCCAGCTGACCGAATGGATGAGGAAATTAATACATTAGAAGAAATGGTTTTTAGCAATAATTTTGAAAAATTAAAACTTCAAAATTTATATCATTTAAAAAGAGAAGCATCTGCTTGTCGAAAAATTTTAGATTACACGCTTGATGCATTAAACGAATATACACTCTCGAATAATAAAACAAGTACAATGCAAGATTTGAAAGAAGATTGTATAAAAATGCTGCATTTACATACCCAAATCGTTGAAGATGTACAAAACCTATTATCGATTTATTTGTCTTTAAATAGCCAAAAATCGAATGATATCATGAAAACTTTAACCATTTTTTCAGCCTTTTTTTTACCTCTTACATTTATCGTTGGAATTTATGGAATGAATTTTAATTACATGCCTGAATTAAGTTATAAATGGGGTTATCCAATTTGTATCTTATCCATGTTAATACTCGTAATTTTTATCTATGCATGGTTTAAACGTAAAAAATATCTATAA
- a CDS encoding RagB/SusD family nutrient uptake outer membrane protein, translated as MKKAKYILAALVLGSSLTLTSCSDDFLDTTPTSSVSDAVAYATGENLMVIINGMHRNMYVRQNSSQGQNGYTAQLIVNEILGEDVIFPTQGNGWFVSGMRWLTNNNESSTDLSYPWNFWYGMIRSANNVIVYGEAATGDQTLKEKAIGEAYAYRAYSHFELVQRYANRYVKGQNNSQLGVIIRTDPSSSEILVPKARNTVEEVYAQIWADLDKAEQLLTGKTKTNSSHFALDNVLGLKARIALVQQDYEKAAQYAALARQGKSLMTQAQYKQGFNDYTNPEWMWGITIVADQTDYFGNFHAYMSRNYNSTQIRQAPKVMNHALYAAFPTTDVRTQVVDPTGQHASLNLASSYSKFPYTSEKFITKNRDNNTPLGDVPFMRVAEMYLIEAEAKYFLGDEAGSKAILAQLATARDTAFTGFTTSGQAYLDELYLHRRIELWGEGFRFFDLKRTASPLNRRDTGAVAAVINNVWEIPANDLRWTWVIPRSELNANPLCEQNPS; from the coding sequence ATGAAAAAAGCAAAATATATATTAGCAGCATTAGTTTTAGGGTCTTCATTAACTCTAACTTCATGTTCTGATGATTTTTTAGATACGACTCCGACATCAAGTGTTTCTGATGCTGTAGCATATGCGACAGGCGAAAACTTAATGGTAATCATTAACGGTATGCACAGAAATATGTATGTTCGTCAAAACTCTTCACAAGGGCAAAACGGATATACAGCTCAATTAATTGTGAATGAGATTTTAGGTGAAGATGTTATTTTTCCTACTCAAGGTAATGGATGGTTTGTAAGTGGAATGAGATGGTTAACTAATAATAACGAATCTTCTACAGATTTATCTTACCCATGGAATTTCTGGTACGGGATGATCCGTTCTGCTAATAACGTAATTGTTTACGGAGAGGCAGCTACAGGTGATCAAACGTTAAAAGAAAAAGCTATTGGAGAAGCTTATGCTTACCGTGCTTACTCACATTTCGAATTAGTACAACGTTATGCTAACCGTTATGTAAAAGGACAAAATAACTCTCAATTAGGAGTTATTATCCGCACAGATCCATCTTCATCAGAAATCTTAGTGCCTAAAGCAAGAAATACTGTAGAAGAAGTTTATGCTCAAATTTGGGCTGACTTAGATAAAGCAGAGCAATTATTAACTGGTAAAACTAAAACTAATAGTTCTCACTTTGCTTTAGATAATGTTTTAGGACTTAAAGCACGTATTGCTTTAGTACAGCAAGATTATGAAAAAGCAGCACAATATGCAGCTTTAGCGCGTCAAGGTAAATCATTAATGACTCAAGCGCAATACAAGCAAGGGTTTAATGATTATACTAATCCTGAGTGGATGTGGGGTATCACAATTGTTGCAGATCAAACAGATTACTTTGGTAACTTCCATGCTTACATGTCTCGTAACTATAACTCGACGCAAATTCGTCAAGCGCCTAAGGTTATGAACCATGCATTATATGCAGCTTTCCCAACAACTGACGTTCGTACACAAGTAGTTGATCCAACAGGACAGCATGCATCTTTAAATTTAGCATCTAGTTATTCTAAATTCCCATATACGTCTGAGAAGTTTATAACTAAAAATCGTGACAATAACACACCATTAGGTGATGTACCATTTATGCGTGTTGCAGAAATGTACTTAATTGAAGCTGAAGCGAAATATTTCTTAGGAGATGAAGCTGGTTCTAAAGCTATTTTAGCTCAGTTAGCAACAGCTCGTGATACTGCTTTTACAGGATTTACAACTTCTGGTCAAGCGTATTTAGATGAATTATACTTACATCGTCGTATCGAATTATGGGGTGAAGGATTCCGTTTCTTTGATTTAAAACGTACTGCTTCTCCATTAAATCGTCGTGACACAGGTGCTGTTGCAGCTGTTATTAACAATGTATGGGAAATTCCTGCAAATGACTTAAGATGGACTTGGGTAATTCCACGTTCTGAGTTAAATGCAAACCCATTATGTGAACAAAACCCATCATAA
- a CDS encoding SusC/RagA family TonB-linked outer membrane protein encodes MRRKLTSLSLLAFLGFGAVAYAQTTGTVNDKNGFPEMDVPVQIKGTNTVVYTDENGEFSIDAKVGDVLLINGKEVVVTSTTLGTLETASVSDNIDLEETVIVAYGVQKKETVVGSNIQIKSEAFEDRPLTNVAKALEGAPGVQFSTTTGQPGSGVDIRIRGISSYNLSNSPLYIVDGAVFTGSLSDLNPNDIESFSVLKDAASTSLYGSSAANGVVMITTKKGKKGKKGTFTLSTNTGVVTRGIPEYDRIGTEDYYKLTWTAMRNGYQESNPNATLEQANTWASENLISQNLQNNIYNVANNAVVINGELNPNASMLFNDFDWQDYVTRVGSIQQYSLGYAGATENTSYNASMSYNNEEGYVIKSDFERYTARAGATTDVSKWLKLGTDVAGTLTKSNQAEDGEGTSYINPFYTARYMAPIYSPFLYDAQGNRMYDANGNVRYDGTFTRGRGAGAGAGRNVLQETLLNDRIRETNAVNVRSFAEFKLLPGLTFRTNVAYDVQNFRFKAYGNKEIGDAIGTAALAIESQKTSGLTLNQILTYQKSIGLNNFTVDLGHESFDRHIDYQYTRKTGEVMAGIKELSNYLTTTSASGYTYDLRKESYFARLGYDYDSKYSLSASIRQDKSSRFAEDNNKGIFWSAGAAWNLHRESFLVNSNVVNLLKLRGSYGEVGNDGGISSAPGYQTDLNLFSLGYNNAGETGVLLTQIGSADLTWETNAQFDVAVEFGLFNNRVAGTVEYYNRKTSDLIFAVPTPGSDGVPGNSINKNMGDMQNSGIEVALQFGIVRNENFRWDFNVDGATIKNEITKLPDGQEEIINGTKRLAVGSSIYDFWLRKFHGIDPNDGRSLYVQDPTRADDASTREIDGKKYTINHNNAEYGYVGSAMPDLYGSFSNNFSYKGFFLNTLFTYQIGGQTYDTNYASFIDTAPDGGALHVDMLNAWTTPGQVTNMNKLTTNNTTQNLAASSRWLVDSDYLAFRSATFGYTFKKEQLESLGFSSLKLYLSGENLVSWTARKGLEPVQSFNGTTSYRFTPARTISVGLNVQF; translated from the coding sequence ATGAGAAGAAAGTTAACTTCATTAAGTCTTTTAGCTTTTCTTGGGTTTGGAGCTGTAGCATACGCTCAAACTACAGGAACTGTAAATGATAAAAATGGTTTTCCTGAAATGGACGTTCCAGTTCAAATCAAAGGAACTAATACGGTGGTTTATACAGATGAGAATGGTGAATTCTCTATCGATGCGAAAGTTGGTGATGTATTATTAATTAACGGAAAAGAAGTAGTTGTTACTTCTACTACGTTAGGTACATTAGAAACAGCATCAGTTTCAGATAATATCGATTTAGAAGAAACAGTTATCGTTGCTTACGGTGTTCAAAAGAAAGAAACAGTTGTAGGTTCTAATATTCAAATTAAATCTGAAGCTTTTGAAGATCGTCCTTTAACAAACGTTGCTAAGGCATTAGAAGGAGCTCCAGGGGTGCAATTCTCAACGACTACTGGACAACCAGGTTCAGGAGTTGATATCCGTATTCGTGGTATCTCTTCATATAATTTATCAAACTCTCCATTATATATTGTTGATGGTGCTGTATTTACAGGATCATTATCTGATCTTAACCCTAATGATATCGAGTCGTTTAGCGTGTTAAAAGATGCAGCTTCTACGTCATTATACGGTTCGTCAGCAGCGAATGGGGTTGTTATGATTACGACTAAAAAAGGTAAAAAAGGTAAAAAAGGTACTTTCACATTATCTACAAATACAGGGGTAGTAACTCGTGGTATTCCTGAGTATGATAGAATTGGAACTGAAGATTACTACAAATTAACTTGGACTGCAATGCGTAATGGATACCAAGAGTCAAATCCAAATGCAACTTTAGAACAAGCGAATACGTGGGCATCTGAAAACTTAATTTCTCAAAACTTACAAAATAATATTTATAACGTTGCAAATAATGCAGTTGTTATCAATGGGGAATTAAACCCAAATGCATCAATGTTATTTAATGATTTTGATTGGCAAGATTATGTAACAAGAGTTGGATCTATCCAACAATATAGTTTAGGATATGCAGGAGCGACAGAAAATACGTCATATAATGCTTCGATGTCTTATAACAATGAAGAAGGTTATGTGATTAAATCAGATTTTGAGCGTTATACTGCTCGTGCAGGTGCAACTACTGATGTTTCTAAATGGTTAAAGTTAGGAACAGATGTTGCTGGTACCTTAACTAAATCTAATCAAGCTGAAGATGGAGAAGGTACTTCTTACATCAATCCTTTCTACACAGCTCGTTACATGGCACCAATTTATTCTCCATTCTTATATGATGCACAAGGGAATAGAATGTATGATGCAAACGGAAATGTTAGATATGATGGTACTTTTACAAGAGGACGTGGTGCTGGTGCTGGAGCAGGACGTAATGTTTTACAAGAAACATTATTAAATGACCGTATCAGAGAAACAAATGCTGTTAATGTACGTTCTTTTGCAGAGTTTAAATTATTACCAGGTTTAACTTTCAGAACTAACGTTGCATACGATGTTCAAAACTTCAGATTCAAAGCTTACGGAAATAAAGAAATTGGTGATGCAATTGGTACTGCAGCATTAGCAATTGAAAGTCAAAAAACATCAGGTTTAACATTAAACCAGATTTTAACATACCAAAAATCTATTGGATTAAATAACTTTACAGTTGATTTAGGACACGAGTCTTTTGACAGACACATCGATTACCAATACACTAGAAAAACTGGTGAGGTAATGGCTGGAATTAAAGAGTTGTCAAATTACTTAACTACTACTAGTGCGAGTGGATATACTTATGATTTAAGAAAAGAATCTTACTTTGCACGTTTAGGATACGATTATGATAGTAAATATTCTTTATCTGCTTCTATTCGTCAAGATAAATCGTCTCGTTTTGCTGAGGATAATAATAAAGGTATATTCTGGTCTGCTGGTGCAGCTTGGAACTTACACAGAGAATCATTCTTAGTTAATTCTAACGTAGTTAATTTATTAAAATTAAGAGGGTCTTACGGGGAAGTTGGTAATGATGGTGGTATTTCTTCAGCACCTGGTTATCAAACTGACTTAAATTTATTCTCTTTAGGATATAATAATGCAGGTGAAACAGGAGTATTATTAACTCAAATTGGTTCTGCTGATTTAACATGGGAAACTAATGCACAATTTGATGTAGCAGTTGAATTTGGATTATTTAACAACCGTGTTGCTGGTACTGTTGAATACTACAACAGAAAAACATCTGACTTAATTTTTGCTGTTCCTACTCCAGGATCTGACGGGGTTCCAGGAAATTCTATCAACAAGAATATGGGAGATATGCAAAATTCAGGTATTGAGGTTGCATTACAATTCGGAATCGTACGTAACGAAAACTTTCGTTGGGACTTCAATGTGGATGGGGCAACAATTAAAAATGAGATCACAAAATTACCAGATGGTCAAGAAGAAATTATTAATGGTACAAAGCGTTTAGCTGTTGGTTCTTCTATCTATGATTTCTGGTTAAGAAAATTCCATGGAATTGACCCTAACGATGGACGTTCATTATACGTGCAAGATCCTACTCGTGCTGACGATGCTAGTACACGTGAAATTGATGGTAAAAAGTATACAATTAACCACAATAATGCAGAATATGGTTATGTAGGTTCTGCAATGCCAGATTTATACGGAAGTTTCTCTAATAACTTCTCATACAAAGGGTTCTTCTTGAATACGTTATTTACATATCAAATTGGTGGACAAACGTATGATACAAACTATGCAAGTTTTATTGATACTGCACCAGATGGAGGAGCGTTACACGTAGATATGTTAAATGCTTGGACTACTCCAGGACAAGTAACAAACATGAACAAGTTAACTACAAATAATACAACGCAAAACTTAGCAGCTTCGTCTCGTTGGTTAGTAGATTCAGATTACTTAGCGTTTAGATCTGCAACTTTTGGATACACATTCAAAAAAGAACAATTAGAAAGTTTAGGATTCTCTTCTTTAAAACTTTACTTAAGTGGAGAAAACCTTGTAAGTTGGACAGCAAGAAAAGGTTTAGAACCAGTTCAGTCATTTAACGGTACAACATCTTATCGTTTTACTCCTGCTAGAACTATTTCTGTTGGATTAAATGTTCAATTTTAA
- a CDS encoding NAD-dependent epimerase/dehydratase family protein, with translation MIFVTGGTGLVGSNLLLQLIDKGEKVRALKRSDSNIREVELFFKRNKSQEIFHKIEWIEGDILDITFLSIALKDVKTIFHTAAFVSFDPKDAEKVIQTNVFGTEGLINEAIDSGVGNFIYVSSIAAMDDINPVTKLIDEKSTWNNDAKHSAYAISKYRSEMEVWRGSQEGLNVIVVNPSIIIGSYDGHRESEKLFQDNFINNYAPTGGTGFVDVRDVTKIIISLYDQNLYNQKYIINAENVTYAEVLAHVAKKKQKEINSISNKTLKVLQLVTSVTKHFGTPTLDSGTYHALTTFTKYDNSKIINTLNYKFIPVKEAIDYHYNNYQKIISSK, from the coding sequence ATGATATTTGTTACAGGAGGTACAGGTTTAGTCGGCAGTAATTTATTATTACAATTAATAGATAAAGGTGAAAAAGTACGTGCCTTAAAACGCTCAGATTCTAATATCAGAGAAGTTGAATTGTTTTTTAAGCGAAATAAATCACAGGAAATTTTTCATAAAATTGAATGGATAGAAGGTGATATTTTAGATATTACATTTTTATCTATCGCTTTAAAAGATGTAAAAACAATCTTCCATACAGCGGCATTTGTAAGTTTTGATCCGAAAGATGCCGAAAAAGTAATCCAAACAAATGTTTTCGGAACTGAAGGTTTAATTAATGAAGCAATTGATTCTGGAGTTGGGAATTTTATATATGTAAGTTCGATAGCTGCAATGGATGATATTAATCCAGTAACTAAATTGATTGATGAAAAATCTACTTGGAACAATGACGCTAAACATTCGGCTTACGCCATTTCAAAATACCGTTCAGAGATGGAGGTTTGGAGAGGTTCACAAGAAGGTCTAAATGTTATTGTTGTTAATCCTTCAATCATAATTGGTTCTTACGATGGACATCGCGAAAGTGAAAAATTATTCCAAGACAATTTCATTAATAATTACGCTCCTACAGGCGGAACTGGTTTTGTAGATGTTCGCGATGTAACTAAAATAATTATCAGTTTATACGACCAAAATTTATATAATCAAAAATATATAATCAACGCTGAAAACGTTACTTATGCAGAAGTTTTAGCACATGTTGCGAAAAAGAAACAAAAAGAAATCAATTCAATTTCTAATAAAACTTTAAAAGTTTTACAATTAGTAACATCTGTCACAAAACATTTCGGAACTCCAACTTTAGATAGTGGAACTTATCATGCGTTAACGACGTTTACCAAATACGATAATTCAAAAATAATCAATACTTTAAATTACAAATTTATTCCTGTTAAAGAAGCAATTGATTATCATTATAATAATTACCAAAAAATTATTTCTTCTAAATAA
- a CDS encoding diphosphomevalonate/mevalonate 3,5-bisphosphate decarboxylase family protein: MEKQFQTTLDTIYLLKEGEVSAKSPSNIALIKYWGKKENQIPTNSSISYTLTNSYTETTLKFTPKQEDGFDVKVHLEGEFKESFAPKIITFFERITAYIPFLEQYSFEVHTSNSFPHSSGIASSASGMSALALCLVQIEQLLGANLTEDEALKKASFLARLGSGSACRSVYKGLVEWGGNNFMKGSSDLYGTKYPDTEIHDVFKTFHDTILLIHEGEKSVSSTVGHNLMNGHPYAERRFDEANENLQKLLPILKSGDVKAFGELVEHEALTLHAMMMMSSPAFILMKPNTVAALDKLWEFRRETGNQLYFTLDAGANVHLLYPAEDAEAIEIFIENELKQFCQSGKYIKDKVNF; this comes from the coding sequence ATGGAAAAGCAATTTCAAACAACATTAGACACAATATATTTATTAAAGGAAGGTGAAGTTTCAGCGAAAAGTCCTTCAAATATTGCCTTGATTAAATATTGGGGGAAAAAGGAAAATCAAATTCCTACCAATAGTTCTATCAGTTATACTTTAACCAATTCGTACACAGAAACTACTTTAAAATTTACTCCAAAACAGGAAGATGGTTTTGATGTAAAAGTTCATTTAGAAGGCGAATTTAAAGAAAGTTTTGCACCTAAAATCATAACGTTCTTCGAGAGAATTACGGCATATATTCCGTTTTTGGAACAATATAGTTTTGAAGTTCATACCTCAAATTCATTTCCACATAGTTCTGGTATTGCATCATCAGCATCTGGAATGAGTGCTTTAGCACTTTGTTTAGTACAGATTGAACAATTATTAGGCGCAAATTTAACGGAAGATGAAGCTTTAAAGAAAGCATCATTTTTAGCAAGATTAGGATCTGGAAGCGCATGTAGATCTGTTTATAAAGGATTAGTTGAATGGGGTGGAAACAACTTTATGAAAGGAAGTTCTGACTTATATGGAACAAAATATCCTGACACTGAAATTCATGATGTTTTTAAAACATTTCATGATACGATTTTATTAATTCATGAAGGAGAAAAATCTGTTTCTTCTACTGTTGGTCATAATTTAATGAACGGTCATCCTTATGCTGAACGTCGTTTTGATGAAGCAAACGAGAATCTACAAAAATTACTTCCGATTTTAAAATCAGGTGATGTAAAAGCGTTTGGAGAATTAGTTGAACACGAAGCCTTAACTTTACATGCAATGATGATGATGTCGAGCCCAGCTTTTATTTTAATGAAACCTAATACAGTTGCGGCTCTTGATAAATTATGGGAATTCCGTCGTGAAACTGGAAATCAATTGTATTTTACTTTGGATGCAGGTGCAAACGTGCATTTATTGTATCCTGCTGAAGATGCTGAAGCGATTGAAATTTTCATTGAGAATGAATTGAAACAATTCTGCCAAAGTGGAAAATACATTAAAGACAAAGTAAATTTCTAA
- a CDS encoding DUF4184 family protein, translated as MPFTLSHASIFLPFHKISGKYVSLTGLVVGSMSPDLEYFSRMKILATYGHDWLGALYFDLPLALIYCFIFQLFVRNILIEKLPIYFKSRCINFTAFDWWNYFKNNWFVVIFSIIIGTYSHLIWDAFTHEWGFFVNQISFLKSVWFDVGFEVKGFKFLQHFSSVVGLCYILYWIHQLPISSIATKSFDYQFWMKIFVFTLIFSIIRFELFPIEITVGNLIVVLMMSGFIALTIAGILHKINKKPQV; from the coding sequence ATGCCATTTACATTATCACACGCCTCAATATTTTTACCGTTTCATAAAATTTCAGGGAAATATGTTTCTTTAACAGGACTTGTCGTTGGATCGATGTCGCCTGATTTGGAATATTTTTCTCGAATGAAAATTTTAGCTACTTATGGACATGATTGGTTGGGTGCTTTGTATTTCGATTTACCACTAGCTTTAATTTATTGTTTTATTTTCCAGCTTTTCGTTCGAAATATTTTAATCGAAAAACTTCCAATTTATTTCAAATCGAGATGTATAAATTTTACAGCATTCGATTGGTGGAATTATTTTAAAAATAATTGGTTTGTAGTAATTTTTTCAATAATCATCGGTACATATTCACATTTAATTTGGGATGCTTTTACGCACGAATGGGGATTTTTCGTCAATCAAATTTCTTTCTTAAAATCAGTGTGGTTTGATGTTGGATTTGAAGTGAAAGGATTTAAATTTTTACAACATTTTAGTTCTGTTGTGGGATTGTGTTATATACTTTATTGGATACACCAACTTCCAATTTCTTCAATCGCAACCAAATCTTTTGACTATCAATTTTGGATGAAAATATTCGTTTTTACACTTATCTTTTCAATCATAAGATTTGAATTATTTCCGATAGAAATTACAGTTGGGAATTTAATAGTTGTTCTGATGATGAGTGGTTTTATAGCTTTAACTATAGCGGGAATTTTACATAAGATCAATAAAAAACCTCAAGTTTAA
- the deoC gene encoding deoxyribose-phosphate aldolase, protein MSIKTYLDSTYLKTPEQAGISNSETLDQVRALAQEAMENGIYAVMIRPDYVRSVRELLDENKSEVVLGTVIGFHEGTNDVNEKLREAQKAIADGADELDFVINFEAFKKGEVEKVADEVESCTTVALREGKVVKWIIETAALTDEEIISITQLIRDIVINKIGEEHAQNVFVKSSTGFYQTPNGEPNGANEHVIKLMLEHAGILPVKASGGVRNIEEAQKMIDLGVKRIGTSSALAIAKGEQVNGGY, encoded by the coding sequence ATGAGTATTAAAACATATTTAGACTCGACGTATCTTAAAACTCCAGAACAAGCCGGAATTTCAAATTCTGAAACTTTGGATCAAGTTAGAGCATTAGCTCAAGAAGCAATGGAAAATGGGATTTATGCAGTAATGATTCGCCCAGATTACGTACGCTCGGTTCGTGAATTGTTAGATGAAAATAAATCAGAAGTTGTTTTAGGAACTGTAATTGGTTTCCATGAAGGTACGAATGATGTAAACGAAAAATTAAGAGAAGCACAAAAAGCGATTGCTGATGGTGCGGATGAATTAGATTTCGTTATTAATTTCGAAGCTTTCAAAAAAGGTGAAGTGGAGAAAGTGGCTGATGAGGTTGAATCATGTACAACGGTTGCGTTAAGAGAAGGTAAAGTTGTAAAATGGATCATTGAAACGGCAGCTTTAACTGATGAAGAAATTATTTCTATTACACAATTAATTCGTGATATTGTAATAAATAAAATTGGTGAAGAACATGCACAAAATGTATTTGTAAAATCTTCTACTGGTTTTTATCAAACTCCAAATGGTGAGCCGAATGGAGCAAATGAGCATGTGATTAAATTAATGTTAGAACATGCAGGAATTTTACCGGTAAAAGCATCGGGAGGTGTTCGTAACATCGAGGAAGCACAGAAAATGATTGATTTAGGCGTAAAACGTATCGGAACTTCTTCAGCTTTAGCAATTGCAAAAGGAGAGCAAGTTAACGGAGGTTACTAA